In Phaeobacter piscinae, one genomic interval encodes:
- a CDS encoding heavy metal-binding domain-containing protein → MIITTTPNVEGYQISDYKGIVVGEAIMGANVVRDVFASITDIVGGRSGAYESKLQDARETALAELEDRARAKGANAVVGVDLDYEVVGQSMLMVSASGTAVVLG, encoded by the coding sequence ATGATCATCACAACCACACCAAACGTCGAAGGCTACCAGATATCCGACTACAAAGGCATCGTGGTGGGTGAAGCGATCATGGGCGCCAATGTTGTGCGCGATGTTTTTGCCTCCATCACCGATATCGTCGGTGGCCGCTCCGGCGCCTATGAAAGCAAGCTGCAGGACGCGCGTGAAACTGCGCTGGCAGAGCTGGAAGATCGCGCCCGCGCCAAAGGCGCCAACGCAGTTGTCGGCGTCGATCTGGATTACGAAGTGGTCGGCCAATCCATGCTTATGGTGTCGGCCAGCGGAACAGCCGTGGTGCTCGGCTAA
- a CDS encoding Rrf2 family transcriptional regulator produces MKLSTKGRYAMVALADIALQPEGSLVVLGDISKRQDISLPYLEQLFVKLRRSGLVVSVRGPGGGYRLAQPPSDIRVVDVLSAVDETVDAMHKGAGASGGLSGSRAQSLTNRLWEGLSAHVYVFLHQTRLSDVIENDLVPCPAVPTLFSVVDD; encoded by the coding sequence ATGAAACTTTCGACCAAGGGGCGGTATGCGATGGTGGCCTTGGCGGATATCGCCTTGCAGCCGGAGGGCAGTTTGGTGGTGTTGGGGGATATCTCCAAACGTCAGGATATCTCGCTCCCGTACCTCGAACAGCTGTTTGTCAAACTGCGCCGCAGCGGTCTCGTGGTGTCGGTGCGTGGCCCCGGTGGGGGGTACAGGCTGGCACAACCGCCCTCGGACATCCGGGTGGTTGATGTGCTGAGTGCGGTGGATGAAACCGTTGATGCCATGCACAAGGGGGCCGGTGCCTCTGGCGGGCTATCAGGAAGCCGCGCGCAATCGCTGACCAACCGTCTATGGGAGGGGCTGAGCGCGCATGTGTATGTTTTCCTGCATCAGACGCGCCTGTCGGATGTGATCGAAAATGATCTGGTGCCCTGTCCGGCGGTTCCGACCTTGTTTTCCGTGGTCGATGACTGA
- the sufB gene encoding Fe-S cluster assembly protein SufB: MTALDDVQVKEGVDQETVDAVREVGGAYKYGWETDIEMEYAPKGLTTDIVRLISEKNEEPEWMLNWRLEAYDRWLQKEEPTWAMVDYPEIDFQDQYYYARPKSMEVKPKSLDEVDPKLLATYEKLGIPLKEQMILAGVEGAENMPAEGRKVAVDAVFDSVSVGTTFQEELKKAGVIFCSISEAIREHPELVKKYLGSVVPVSDNFYATLNSAVFSDGSFVYVPPGVRCPMELSTYFRINAENTGQFERTLIIADKGSYVSYLEGCTAPARDIAQLHAAVVEIIIEEDAEVKYSTVQNWYPGDENGKGGIYNFVTKRADCRGDRSKVMWTQVETGSAVTWKYPSCILRGEESQGEFYSIAIANNMQQADTGTKMVHLGKNTKSRIVSKGISAGKAQNTYRGLVSMHPKAKDSRNYTQCDSLLIGDKCGAHTVPYIEVKNNSSRVEHEATTSKVDDDQLFYCRQRGMDEEEAVALVVNGFCKDVLQALPMEFAMEAQQLVAISLEGSVG, encoded by the coding sequence ATGACAGCATTGGATGATGTTCAGGTAAAAGAAGGCGTTGACCAGGAAACGGTTGATGCCGTCCGCGAGGTTGGCGGCGCCTACAAATACGGCTGGGAAACCGACATCGAGATGGAATACGCCCCCAAGGGCCTGACCACCGATATCGTCCGGCTGATTTCGGAGAAAAACGAAGAACCGGAATGGATGCTGAACTGGCGTTTGGAAGCCTATGACCGCTGGCTGCAGAAGGAAGAACCGACCTGGGCGATGGTCGACTATCCGGAAATCGATTTTCAGGACCAGTATTACTATGCGCGCCCCAAATCGATGGAGGTGAAGCCAAAGTCGCTGGATGAGGTCGATCCGAAGCTGCTGGCGACCTACGAAAAACTGGGTATCCCCCTGAAAGAACAGATGATTCTGGCCGGTGTCGAAGGCGCGGAGAATATGCCAGCTGAGGGCCGCAAGGTCGCGGTTGATGCGGTGTTCGACTCCGTGTCCGTTGGCACAACCTTCCAGGAAGAGTTGAAAAAAGCGGGCGTGATCTTCTGTTCGATCTCTGAGGCGATCCGAGAGCACCCCGAACTGGTGAAGAAGTACCTCGGTTCTGTCGTGCCGGTGTCCGACAACTTCTACGCAACGCTGAACTCGGCTGTGTTCTCGGACGGCTCGTTCGTTTATGTGCCGCCGGGCGTGCGCTGCCCGATGGAGCTGTCGACCTATTTCCGCATCAATGCGGAAAACACCGGCCAGTTTGAACGCACGCTGATCATCGCCGACAAAGGCAGCTATGTCAGCTACTTGGAAGGCTGTACTGCACCAGCGCGTGATATCGCCCAGCTGCACGCAGCCGTGGTGGAAATCATCATCGAAGAAGATGCCGAGGTGAAATATTCCACCGTTCAGAACTGGTATCCCGGTGATGAGAACGGTAAGGGCGGCATCTATAACTTCGTGACCAAACGCGCTGATTGCCGCGGAGATCGCTCCAAGGTGATGTGGACCCAAGTGGAAACCGGCTCTGCCGTCACCTGGAAATACCCCTCCTGCATCCTGCGCGGTGAGGAAAGCCAGGGCGAGTTCTACTCGATCGCGATTGCCAACAACATGCAGCAGGCCGACACCGGCACCAAGATGGTGCATCTGGGCAAAAACACCAAGTCGCGCATCGTCTCCAAGGGCATCAGCGCGGGCAAGGCGCAGAACACCTATCGCGGCCTGGTGTCGATGCACCCGAAGGCCAAGGACAGCCGCAACTACACCCAGTGCGACAGCCTGCTGATCGGTGACAAATGCGGGGCCCACACGGTTCCTTACATCGAGGTCAAGAACAACTCCTCCCGCGTGGAGCATGAGGCGACCACCTCCAAGGTGGACGACGACCAGCTGTTCTACTGCCGCCAGCGCGGCATGGACGAGGAAGAAGCGGTGGCCCTGGTGGTCAACGGCTTCTGCAAGGACGTGCTGCAAGCGCTGCCGATGGAGTTCGCCATGGAAGCGCAGCAGCTGGTTGCGATTTCGCTGGAAGGGTCTGTGGGGTAA
- a CDS encoding cysteine desulfurase family protein gives MSRVYLDHNATTPLCDAAKAAMISALEICGNPSSVHAEGRAAKALVEKARAQIASAFGADGADIVFTSGSTEGAALAMSGRNLHAASVEHDAVRSWAVEDLQVSPEGDVLVNDPATSALQLANSETGIIQTLPQGLAVTDATQAFGKLPVAFNWMGATMALISAHKLGGPKGIGAVVLKRGTNLAAQIKGGGQEMGRRSGTENVVGIAGFGAAAEAAVQALANGVWEQVAMLRDTMEAALAAGSPDTIFVGTSASRLPNTSCFATPGWKGETQVMQMDLSGFAISAGSACSSGKVRASAVLTAMGYDELTAQSAVRVSLGPDTTETDVLRFAESWCAKQKKHRARVA, from the coding sequence ATGTCGCGCGTCTATCTTGATCACAACGCTACCACGCCGCTTTGCGATGCTGCGAAGGCTGCGATGATCTCTGCCTTGGAGATTTGTGGAAACCCGTCTTCAGTGCATGCTGAGGGTCGGGCTGCCAAGGCGTTGGTTGAGAAGGCGCGGGCGCAGATCGCCTCGGCTTTTGGGGCGGATGGTGCTGATATCGTCTTTACCTCCGGGTCGACTGAGGGGGCTGCCTTGGCCATGAGTGGTCGCAACCTTCACGCCGCATCGGTTGAACATGACGCGGTAAGGTCTTGGGCTGTCGAAGATTTACAGGTTTCGCCTGAGGGCGATGTCCTTGTGAATGACCCGGCGACCTCTGCCCTGCAACTGGCCAATTCCGAAACGGGCATTATTCAGACGTTGCCGCAGGGGCTGGCGGTGACTGATGCGACACAGGCCTTTGGCAAGCTGCCCGTGGCCTTCAATTGGATGGGCGCAACCATGGCGCTGATTTCGGCACATAAGCTGGGCGGCCCCAAGGGGATCGGCGCGGTTGTTCTGAAACGCGGCACCAATCTGGCGGCGCAGATCAAAGGGGGCGGTCAGGAAATGGGCCGTCGGTCCGGCACCGAGAATGTTGTCGGGATCGCCGGCTTCGGCGCCGCTGCCGAAGCTGCGGTACAGGCGCTGGCCAATGGTGTGTGGGAGCAGGTTGCGATGCTGCGCGACACAATGGAAGCGGCCCTTGCAGCTGGCAGTCCCGATACTATTTTTGTTGGGACATCGGCATCACGCCTTCCCAACACCAGCTGTTTTGCGACCCCGGGCTGGAAGGGTGAAACCCAGGTCATGCAAATGGACCTTTCGGGTTTTGCGATCAGCGCAGGCAGTGCTTGCTCCAGCGGCAAGGTGCGCGCCAGCGCTGTGCTGACCGCCATGGGATATGACGAGTTAACCGCCCAGAGCGCCGTGCGCGTCTCGCTTGGGCCGGACACAACAGAAACGGATGTGCTGCGCTTTGCCGAAAGCTGGTGCGCCAAACAGAAGAAACATCGCGCCCGGGTGGCGTGA
- a CDS encoding alpha/beta hydrolase yields the protein MPEVIFPGPEGRLEGRYHPQKEKDAPIAIVLHPHPQFGGTMNNKVVYNLHYAFYNMGFTVLRFNFRGVGRSQGEYDQGVGELSDAASALDYLQSMNNNSKHCWVAGFSFGAWIGMQLLMRRPEITGFISVAPPANMYDFSFLAPCPSSGLIINGTADRVAPPADTVNLVNKLHEQKGITITHTEVEGADHFFQDPHMDPMIDNVSDYVKRRLTESSR from the coding sequence ATGCCTGAGGTCATTTTTCCCGGACCCGAAGGCCGCCTGGAAGGCCGCTATCACCCGCAAAAAGAAAAAGACGCGCCCATCGCCATCGTGCTGCATCCGCATCCGCAGTTCGGTGGAACGATGAACAACAAGGTCGTCTACAATCTGCATTATGCGTTTTATAACATGGGCTTTACGGTTCTGCGGTTCAATTTCCGCGGCGTTGGCCGATCGCAGGGCGAATATGATCAGGGCGTTGGCGAATTGTCCGATGCCGCATCGGCGCTGGATTACCTGCAGTCGATGAACAACAATTCCAAGCACTGCTGGGTTGCCGGTTTCTCGTTTGGGGCCTGGATCGGCATGCAGTTGTTGATGCGCCGTCCTGAGATCACCGGTTTCATCTCGGTCGCGCCGCCTGCCAATATGTATGATTTCTCGTTCCTGGCGCCCTGCCCGTCCTCGGGTCTGATCATCAACGGGACCGCCGACCGCGTGGCGCCGCCTGCGGATACGGTGAACCTGGTGAATAAACTGCATGAGCAAAAGGGCATCACCATCACCCATACCGAAGTCGAAGGCGCTGATCACTTCTTCCAGGATCCGCATATGGATC